Proteins encoded by one window of Tunturibacter psychrotolerans:
- the trpC gene encoding indole-3-glycerol phosphate synthase TrpC encodes MPTQLDQILAHTLLEVRARKAVADFGLLESMAAAHTPRGFRAGLQAAAKSGPAIIAEIKKASPSKGLIRSDFHPVTLAKTFEASGAAALSILTDEEFFQGSLAYLQQASGVVKIPCLRKDFILDPFQILEARAYGADAILLIVSAHTDTALSDLRDEANSRGLDVLCETHNREEMDRAIDLGFDLIGVNSRDLRTFSVRTEVFLELAASTPKEVVTVAESGIRTAEDIATLRAAGYDAFLIGETLMRQPDPAAALATLLDREYSSDI; translated from the coding sequence ATGCCCACTCAGCTTGATCAGATCCTTGCGCACACGCTTCTCGAGGTAAGGGCTCGCAAGGCGGTCGCGGACTTCGGATTGCTCGAGAGCATGGCTGCTGCCCACACCCCACGCGGCTTCCGTGCCGGCCTTCAGGCCGCGGCAAAGAGTGGGCCCGCCATCATCGCCGAGATCAAAAAAGCTTCTCCCTCAAAGGGCCTCATTCGCAGCGACTTCCATCCCGTCACGCTCGCGAAGACCTTCGAGGCTTCAGGCGCCGCCGCTCTCTCCATCCTCACCGACGAGGAGTTCTTCCAAGGCTCGCTCGCTTATTTGCAACAGGCCTCAGGAGTCGTAAAAATCCCCTGCCTCCGCAAGGACTTCATCCTCGATCCTTTTCAGATCCTTGAAGCCCGCGCCTACGGTGCCGATGCGATTCTGCTCATCGTCTCCGCGCACACCGATACCGCGCTCAGCGATCTGCGTGACGAGGCGAACTCTCGAGGACTTGACGTCCTCTGCGAGACGCACAACCGCGAAGAGATGGATCGCGCCATTGATCTCGGCTTTGATCTGATCGGCGTCAACAGCCGCGATCTGCGCACCTTTTCCGTACGCACCGAAGTCTTCCTCGAACTCGCTGCATCGACGCCGAAAGAAGTCGTCACCGTGGCCGAGAGCGGCATACGCACTGCCGAGGACATCGCCACGCTGCGAGCCGCTGGATACGATGCCTTCCTCATCGGCGAGACGCTGATGCGGCAACCCGACCCGGCGGCTGCACTCGCAACCCTTCTGGATCGCGAGTACTCCTCCGACATCTAA
- a CDS encoding phosphoribosylanthranilate isomerase gives MWIKICANTNLDDAKLAADLGADALGFVFAASPRRVTSAEVAKITPHLPANVERVGVFQSLDAYEIARASHEAGLTAVQLHSGVDFALLQRLHKLFAGQVSLIQTIHWQVDADGADTAIVAAQLRRIAADGFVSRVLIDSKVGTKLGGTGISFDWDAARTTLAEVAPELKLIVAGGLRPENVAEAIQRLNPWGVDVASGVESEPGRKSPEKLAAFIRKARESKVDSI, from the coding sequence ATGTGGATCAAAATCTGCGCCAACACGAATCTTGACGACGCGAAGTTGGCCGCCGACCTCGGCGCCGATGCGCTCGGATTCGTCTTTGCGGCCAGCCCACGCCGTGTCACCTCCGCAGAGGTCGCAAAGATCACGCCGCATCTTCCAGCGAACGTCGAACGCGTAGGCGTCTTCCAGTCGCTCGATGCGTACGAGATCGCTCGCGCCTCCCACGAAGCTGGTCTCACCGCAGTTCAACTTCATAGCGGCGTCGACTTCGCGCTCCTGCAGCGACTGCATAAACTCTTCGCCGGACAGGTCTCGTTGATCCAGACCATTCACTGGCAGGTCGATGCCGACGGAGCGGACACCGCCATCGTAGCCGCGCAGCTGCGAAGGATCGCGGCAGACGGTTTCGTAAGCCGTGTCCTGATCGATTCAAAGGTGGGGACGAAGCTGGGAGGCACCGGTATCTCCTTCGACTGGGACGCAGCGCGAACCACTCTGGCTGAGGTCGCACCTGAACTTAAACTGATCGTTGCAGGCGGCCTCCGCCCAGAAAACGTGGCAGAAGCTATACAGAGACTCAATCCCTGGGGAGTAGATGTCGCAAGTGGTGTGGAGTCTGAGCCCGGCCGGAAGAGCCCTGAAAAACTCGCTGCGTTTATCAGGAAGGCCAGGGAGTCGAAGGTTGACTCGATCTGA
- a CDS encoding bifunctional diguanylate cyclase/phosphodiesterase, which yields MDDRLPSLRRLAIAALALVCLGFAAFLLNVRSWDNGGVTILWPSNGLLLGILLCCRRRHWPAYFAVGFAVDLGINVAMGFAPGISGYLAGCNMLEVGIAAALMYRTVSPNPDLTERKQLMSLLLYGVVLAPAIASVLAQLSTSNLDLVPRFAAARHWFVADALGMAVMTPLYLSFQKREQFPGRSRLEVVGLLAMLVVVTVGIFWQTRFPLLFLLLPVLLLLGIRLRLAGSALGLLIVSIIGGYLTIRGRGPVSLMRSGSTATHDLLLQVFVAFSMLVLYVGDVVITERERLQINLKASETLFRLLAEASNDVIVLADLSGERRYVSPAVTTVLGWEPQELVGPTRRQIVHPDDVGAVEALMRACREGKPVETLTYRCVRKDGGYVWMEANLRLYHDERSGEPIGFVNVVRDVSGRKAAEEELNRTFRLVENLAVVDGLTGIANRRRFEEKMDEEWRRAMRDGSLLSVLMIDVDLFKPYNDLYGHVLGDSCLRQIAEAAQGVIHRSSDLFARYGGEEFVVVLPNTDSNGAQLVAEQIRAAVEMLGLPHSDNSHGMVTVSIGCATRALGHDAVSTVLVEAADQALYLAKSAGRNRVEVASASTIVG from the coding sequence GTGGATGACCGCTTACCGTCCCTTCGGCGTCTTGCGATAGCCGCGCTTGCGCTGGTGTGTCTGGGATTTGCTGCGTTCTTACTGAACGTGCGTAGCTGGGATAACGGCGGCGTTACGATCCTGTGGCCCTCGAACGGTCTTCTTCTGGGGATATTGTTGTGCTGCCGGCGAAGACATTGGCCGGCCTACTTCGCGGTGGGTTTTGCCGTCGATCTCGGGATCAATGTGGCGATGGGGTTTGCACCCGGGATCTCTGGTTATCTTGCCGGCTGCAACATGCTGGAGGTCGGCATTGCAGCTGCGTTGATGTATCGGACGGTCTCGCCGAATCCGGATCTGACCGAGCGCAAGCAGCTGATGAGCCTGCTACTTTACGGTGTCGTACTCGCGCCGGCGATCGCGTCGGTACTGGCTCAGCTGAGCACGTCCAACCTCGATCTGGTGCCGAGATTTGCTGCAGCGAGACACTGGTTTGTGGCCGATGCACTTGGTATGGCGGTAATGACGCCGCTTTACCTGTCGTTCCAGAAGCGGGAGCAGTTTCCAGGCCGGTCTCGGCTTGAGGTAGTCGGACTTTTGGCGATGCTGGTCGTTGTCACCGTTGGAATCTTCTGGCAGACACGGTTTCCTCTCTTGTTCCTTCTTCTTCCGGTGCTGCTGCTGCTTGGTATTCGTCTACGATTGGCGGGATCTGCGCTTGGGCTGTTGATTGTGTCCATTATCGGCGGCTATCTGACGATTCGAGGACGCGGCCCGGTGTCGCTGATGCGCTCGGGTTCCACCGCGACTCACGATCTTCTTCTGCAGGTCTTCGTTGCGTTCTCGATGCTGGTGCTCTATGTCGGCGATGTTGTGATTACTGAGCGTGAGCGGCTGCAGATCAATTTAAAGGCCAGCGAGACGCTGTTTCGTCTTCTGGCCGAGGCGTCGAACGATGTCATCGTTCTGGCAGATCTTTCCGGCGAGCGTCGATATGTTTCACCGGCCGTGACCACGGTGTTGGGTTGGGAGCCTCAGGAACTGGTGGGCCCCACCCGTCGGCAGATCGTCCATCCCGATGACGTCGGGGCGGTCGAGGCTTTGATGAGGGCCTGTCGTGAGGGGAAGCCGGTTGAGACGTTGACCTATCGGTGCGTCAGGAAGGATGGCGGCTACGTTTGGATGGAGGCGAATCTGCGGCTTTACCATGACGAGAGGAGTGGGGAGCCTATCGGTTTCGTCAACGTCGTGCGGGATGTTTCTGGGCGGAAGGCTGCGGAAGAGGAGCTGAACCGTACTTTCCGGCTGGTGGAGAATCTGGCGGTGGTGGATGGTTTGACCGGGATCGCCAACCGTCGGCGGTTTGAGGAGAAGATGGACGAGGAGTGGCGCAGGGCGATGCGTGATGGATCGCTGCTCTCGGTTTTGATGATCGATGTCGATCTCTTCAAGCCTTACAACGATCTCTACGGTCACGTGCTGGGGGATAGCTGTTTGCGCCAGATTGCAGAGGCGGCGCAAGGGGTGATTCACCGGTCTTCGGACCTGTTCGCCCGATATGGGGGCGAAGAGTTTGTGGTGGTGCTGCCGAATACGGACAGCAATGGCGCTCAGTTGGTCGCCGAGCAGATTCGGGCGGCTGTGGAAATGCTCGGCCTGCCACATTCGGACAATTCGCACGGAATGGTAACGGTGAGCATCGGGTGTGCTACCCGTGCTCTCGGACATGACGCCGTTTCGACCGTGCTAGTGGAGGCGGCGGATCAGGCGCTCTACCTCGCGAAGTCAGCCGGAAGGAACCGGGTTGAGGTGGCTTCGGCTTCGACGATCGTTGGCTAA
- the infC gene encoding translation initiation factor IF-3 has translation MWRRLIPPIDKRSAKSFIRTNERIRAREIRVIDENGEQLGVMAPFDALKMARERSLDLVEISPNAVPPVCKIQDYGKYLYEKDKSERAARKKQKVIVIKEVKFSVTVDEHDYQTKKNQAVRFLGEGDKVKASLRFKGRQMAHRDLGYKIINRLILDIGDAGLVEFMPRMEGTTLHAILAPSKKVEAAPKKAATSAPPAAGTKPTEPAVPTPAQA, from the coding sequence CTGTGGAGGCGACTTATTCCACCGATTGATAAACGTTCCGCCAAGTCTTTTATCCGCACAAACGAACGCATCCGCGCCCGCGAGATTCGCGTCATCGACGAAAATGGCGAACAGCTCGGCGTCATGGCTCCCTTTGACGCTCTCAAGATGGCCAGGGAACGCTCCCTCGACCTGGTAGAGATCTCCCCCAACGCCGTCCCCCCCGTCTGCAAGATCCAGGACTACGGCAAGTACCTTTACGAGAAGGACAAGAGCGAGCGCGCTGCCCGGAAGAAGCAAAAGGTCATCGTCATCAAAGAGGTCAAATTCTCTGTGACGGTCGATGAGCACGACTACCAGACCAAGAAGAACCAGGCAGTACGCTTCCTGGGAGAGGGCGACAAGGTCAAGGCGTCGCTGCGATTCAAAGGCCGCCAGATGGCCCATCGCGACCTCGGTTACAAGATTATCAACCGTCTCATCCTCGACATCGGTGACGCTGGGTTGGTTGAGTTCATGCCCCGTATGGAAGGCACAACACTTCACGCGATTTTGGCGCCATCGAAAAAAGTAGAGGCAGCTCCCAAGAAGGCTGCTACTTCAGCCCCTCCGGCTGCGGGAACCAAACCCACCGAACCTGCAGTTCCCACCCCTGCTCAGGCCTGA
- a CDS encoding prolyl oligopeptidase family serine peptidase, with the protein MNMISAVAPLSSETTPALTYPTARRVEHTDDYFGTTVSDPYRWMEDVDSAELKTWVDAENELTQSYLAEVSSRETMQKRLMELINFERYTAPARRGTRYFYSHNSGLQNQNVIYWQEGLDGDPKVLLDPNTFSADGTVAISGLSITDDGSLAAYSIADAGSDWVKWHVRDVASGKDLPDVVEWSKFSGAAWLKDGSGFFYQGYDAPESEALKAANYFHKVFFHKLGTPQSEDKLIFDRPDDKELNVGANVTDDGRYLVLYQSKGTSPNNEIAVKDLQESESPIVRLIPTADATYSPINNHGSLFWFLTTLDAPSGKVISIDLNHPEREHWKTLIPESKNKLSDISIIDNTFIASYLADAQSLIELRSLDGQLIERLKLPAIGTAYGFGGLREDTETFYQFTNFTTPGTIYRLNMKTRQSTLFRQPKLLFDPALYETTQIFYNSKDGTRVPMFVSHKKGLVLDGSAPALLYAYGGFNVPLLPEFSSAHVMWMEMGGIYAQPSLRGGGEYGEAWHEAGTRVKKQNVFDDFIAAAEWLIANKYTSAKKLAISGGSNGGLLVAACELQRPDLFGAVVAQVGVMDMLRFDKFTIGWAWKEEYGSPSENAEEFSAIYKYSPLHNIHAGSAYPPTLITTGDHDDRVYPAHSFKYTAALQAAQGGTNPILIRVETRAGHGAGMPLSKRIEATVDQYAFLVKELKAGTPQD; encoded by the coding sequence ATGAATATGATCTCTGCAGTTGCACCGCTCTCCTCTGAAACGACCCCAGCTCTTACCTATCCGACCGCTCGCAGAGTCGAGCATACCGACGATTACTTTGGCACTACGGTCAGCGATCCCTACCGCTGGATGGAGGATGTCGATTCGGCCGAGTTGAAGACATGGGTCGACGCCGAGAACGAGCTGACACAAAGCTATCTTGCTGAGGTTTCCTCTCGCGAGACGATGCAGAAGCGGCTGATGGAGCTGATCAACTTCGAGCGATACACGGCTCCCGCGCGACGTGGCACCAGGTACTTCTACTCGCACAACAGCGGGTTGCAGAATCAGAACGTCATCTACTGGCAGGAGGGGCTTGACGGCGATCCGAAAGTGCTGCTCGATCCGAACACTTTCTCCGCTGATGGCACGGTTGCGATCAGCGGCCTCAGCATCACCGACGACGGGTCGCTAGCCGCCTATTCGATTGCGGATGCGGGCAGTGATTGGGTGAAGTGGCACGTGCGCGATGTTGCGTCCGGCAAGGATCTGCCTGATGTCGTCGAGTGGTCAAAGTTTAGCGGAGCAGCGTGGTTGAAGGATGGCAGCGGCTTCTTTTACCAGGGCTACGACGCGCCCGAATCCGAAGCGCTGAAGGCCGCAAATTACTTTCACAAGGTGTTCTTTCATAAGCTCGGCACGCCGCAGAGCGAAGACAAGCTGATCTTCGACCGTCCCGACGACAAGGAATTGAATGTTGGTGCGAATGTAACCGACGACGGGCGATACCTGGTGCTGTATCAGTCGAAGGGCACCAGCCCCAACAATGAAATTGCGGTCAAGGATCTTCAGGAATCTGAATCGCCGATCGTACGATTGATCCCTACTGCCGACGCGACGTACTCTCCAATCAACAATCACGGCAGTCTTTTCTGGTTCCTTACGACACTCGACGCGCCCAGCGGCAAGGTCATCTCAATCGATCTGAATCATCCCGAGCGCGAACACTGGAAGACCCTTATCCCCGAGAGCAAAAACAAACTCAGCGATATCTCGATCATCGACAACACCTTCATCGCCAGCTACCTTGCGGATGCGCAGAGCTTGATCGAGCTTCGCAGTCTTGATGGTCAGTTGATCGAGCGGCTGAAGCTGCCGGCGATTGGTACGGCCTATGGCTTCGGGGGCCTGCGAGAGGATACCGAGACCTTCTACCAGTTCACCAATTTCACGACTCCGGGCACTATCTATCGGCTCAATATGAAGACGCGGCAGTCGACGTTGTTTCGGCAACCGAAGCTGTTGTTCGATCCGGCGCTCTATGAAACGACGCAGATCTTCTACAACAGCAAAGACGGCACGCGCGTCCCCATGTTTGTGAGCCATAAGAAGGGTCTTGTTCTCGATGGCTCAGCGCCGGCTCTTCTCTATGCGTATGGCGGCTTCAATGTACCGTTGCTTCCGGAGTTTTCTTCTGCACACGTGATGTGGATGGAGATGGGCGGCATCTATGCGCAGCCCAGCCTGCGCGGCGGTGGAGAGTATGGCGAGGCGTGGCATGAAGCTGGAACACGCGTGAAGAAGCAGAACGTCTTCGACGACTTCATCGCTGCGGCTGAATGGTTGATCGCAAACAAGTACACCTCGGCAAAAAAACTCGCTATCTCCGGAGGAAGCAACGGCGGTCTTCTGGTGGCGGCGTGTGAGTTGCAACGACCAGATCTCTTCGGCGCAGTCGTCGCGCAAGTGGGCGTGATGGATATGCTGCGCTTCGATAAGTTCACGATCGGATGGGCGTGGAAGGAGGAGTACGGTTCACCGTCAGAGAATGCAGAGGAGTTCTCTGCGATCTACAAATATTCTCCGTTACACAATATTCATGCTGGCAGCGCGTATCCGCCGACACTGATCACAACAGGCGATCACGACGATCGCGTGTACCCTGCGCACAGCTTCAAGTACACGGCAGCTCTGCAGGCGGCACAGGGCGGTACAAATCCGATCCTGATTCGCGTGGAGACTCGAGCCGGCCATGGTGCTGGTATGCCGCTCAGCAAACGGATTGAAGCCACTGTCGATCAGTACGCTTTTCTAGTGAAGGAGTTGAAGGCAGGGACGCCGCAAGACTAA
- a CDS encoding YidB family protein, giving the protein MGIMDMIQSLAGQTGAAAGTDQAKVAGGFIEALTQHPEGIQGVLDAFKNNGMAEHVGNWAAGQGTTATPEQVQQGLGGTGLIEKTAEKAGVSPQVVQVALATVLPMVIQHFAPNGQATPTSSMGSMAQSLLSKFV; this is encoded by the coding sequence ATGGGAATTATGGACATGATTCAGTCACTCGCCGGTCAGACTGGCGCTGCTGCTGGTACCGACCAGGCAAAGGTTGCGGGCGGCTTCATTGAAGCTCTCACCCAGCATCCTGAAGGCATTCAGGGCGTTCTCGACGCCTTCAAGAACAACGGAATGGCCGAGCACGTCGGCAACTGGGCTGCCGGCCAAGGCACCACAGCCACTCCCGAACAGGTCCAGCAGGGCCTCGGCGGAACGGGCCTCATCGAAAAAACAGCAGAAAAGGCTGGCGTCTCTCCTCAGGTCGTTCAGGTAGCTCTCGCCACCGTCCTGCCGATGGTCATCCAGCACTTCGCCCCCAATGGGCAAGCCACGCCGACCAGCTCCATGGGCAGCATGGCGCAGAGCCTTCTCAGCAAATTCGTCTGA
- a CDS encoding LysM peptidoglycan-binding domain-containing protein codes for MADLEALKQKYAGVIDALQKFAPYGATLDAVDLDGEQLHIKGSVPSRVILERVWDNIKKADPTYSDLHHEIANTGGDTQAYTVKSGDTLSAISLLFYANANKYPEIAKANNIADPNKVSVGTTLQLPVIT; via the coding sequence ATGGCAGATCTCGAAGCCCTGAAACAGAAGTACGCCGGTGTCATTGATGCCCTGCAGAAGTTCGCCCCCTACGGCGCCACCCTCGATGCAGTCGATCTCGACGGAGAACAACTCCACATCAAAGGCTCCGTTCCCTCCCGCGTCATCCTTGAGCGCGTCTGGGACAATATCAAAAAGGCTGACCCCACCTACTCCGACCTCCACCACGAGATCGCCAACACGGGCGGCGACACCCAGGCCTACACCGTCAAATCCGGCGACACCCTCTCAGCCATCAGCCTGCTCTTCTATGCCAACGCCAACAAGTACCCCGAGATCGCCAAAGCCAACAACATCGCCGACCCCAACAAAGTCTCAGTCGGCACCACCCTCCAGCTTCCCGTCATCACCTAG
- a CDS encoding 30S ribosomal protein S1, whose translation MVENHNPDHNESKPLTTETEVLAPEATAAHTDLSSESTSTQQHETAHDASSVAAQHVVPAAAAHEIADHGTVATVTAAADESDDDLNYDAADFAAALASFDREQAAESAAAQNLTAEEVIVTGTVVKITDKHVVVDIGLKSEGLIPLEQVLDINGVSKFQTGDTVEVVVEREEAEGGYLVSYDKALRHKVWDKLEAAANDKTPVKGMVLSRVKGGLTVDIGIKAFLPGSQVEVRPVRNLDGYIGTEIEVRVIKLNKKRGNVVISRKELLEEDQNAKKSVTLATLEEGSVLTGTVKNLTDYGAFVDMGGLDGLLHITDMSWGRLTHPRDLVNVGDEIQVKVLKFDKDKQRVSLGFKQLTPDPWLDATERYPIGAQVRGRVLSVTDYGAFVELEQGIEGLVHVSEMTWSKRMKHPSKMVKPGDEVDTIILSVNPNDRRISLGMKQLQDNPWEQLEDKYPTGAIIEGRVRNLTDFGAFIEIEDGIDGLVHVSNLSWTKRIKHPSEVLKKGEKVRAIVLGVEPENRRLSLGVKQLQPDVWDTFFAQHRVGDVIKGKILRTAQFGAFVEIAEGVEGLCHVSEAIDAEGKPVSMDVDSEHEFKIVKMNQEEKKVGLSIRAVGEEASRAEVESYKEREKSPKGNNSGSSSSSSSGNSSSTTLGDLINWKRSESERD comes from the coding sequence ATGGTAGAAAACCATAATCCTGACCACAACGAGAGCAAACCCCTGACCACCGAAACGGAAGTCCTAGCGCCCGAAGCGACAGCGGCTCACACAGACCTGTCTTCTGAATCCACCTCAACCCAACAGCATGAGACCGCCCACGACGCGTCAAGTGTAGCTGCACAGCATGTTGTACCCGCTGCCGCCGCTCACGAAATTGCAGACCACGGAACCGTAGCAACGGTGACCGCTGCAGCCGACGAGTCTGACGATGATTTGAACTACGACGCAGCTGACTTTGCTGCCGCCCTTGCGAGTTTTGATCGCGAGCAAGCTGCCGAGTCTGCCGCTGCCCAGAACCTGACCGCAGAAGAGGTCATCGTTACCGGCACCGTCGTCAAGATCACCGACAAGCATGTTGTTGTCGACATCGGGCTCAAGTCTGAAGGTCTCATCCCTCTGGAGCAGGTTCTAGACATCAATGGTGTCTCGAAGTTCCAGACCGGTGACACTGTTGAAGTTGTGGTAGAGCGCGAAGAAGCCGAAGGCGGTTACCTGGTCAGCTATGACAAGGCTCTCCGTCACAAGGTCTGGGACAAGCTCGAGGCAGCGGCGAACGACAAGACCCCTGTTAAAGGCATGGTTCTCAGCCGCGTCAAGGGCGGTCTCACCGTCGATATCGGCATCAAGGCGTTCCTGCCTGGCTCTCAGGTCGAAGTCCGTCCCGTCCGCAATCTCGACGGCTACATAGGCACCGAGATCGAAGTTCGCGTCATCAAGCTGAACAAGAAGCGCGGCAACGTTGTTATCAGCCGCAAAGAGCTTCTTGAAGAAGACCAGAACGCCAAGAAGTCTGTCACTCTCGCCACTCTGGAAGAAGGCAGTGTCCTTACTGGCACCGTGAAGAACCTCACCGACTACGGCGCATTCGTCGATATGGGCGGCCTCGATGGCCTGCTCCACATCACCGATATGAGCTGGGGTCGCCTCACCCACCCCCGCGACCTCGTCAATGTTGGCGACGAGATCCAAGTGAAGGTGTTGAAGTTCGACAAGGATAAACAGCGCGTTTCGCTTGGCTTCAAGCAGCTGACGCCTGACCCGTGGCTCGATGCAACCGAGCGTTACCCGATCGGTGCGCAGGTTCGCGGCCGCGTTCTGTCGGTCACCGACTACGGCGCGTTCGTTGAGCTCGAGCAGGGAATCGAAGGTCTCGTTCACGTCTCCGAGATGACCTGGTCCAAGCGGATGAAGCATCCGTCGAAGATGGTCAAGCCCGGCGACGAGGTCGACACCATCATCCTCAGCGTCAACCCGAACGATCGCCGCATTTCGCTCGGCATGAAGCAGCTGCAGGACAATCCCTGGGAGCAGCTCGAAGATAAATACCCGACGGGTGCCATCATCGAGGGACGCGTTCGCAACCTCACCGACTTTGGTGCCTTCATCGAAATCGAGGATGGCATTGACGGACTCGTTCACGTCTCGAACCTGAGCTGGACCAAGCGCATCAAGCATCCTTCGGAAGTCCTGAAGAAGGGCGAGAAGGTTCGTGCGATCGTTCTGGGCGTCGAGCCTGAGAACCGCCGCCTGTCGCTTGGCGTCAAGCAGCTTCAGCCTGATGTTTGGGATACGTTCTTCGCCCAGCACCGTGTTGGCGATGTCATCAAGGGCAAGATCCTGCGTACGGCTCAGTTCGGTGCCTTCGTTGAGATTGCGGAAGGAGTCGAGGGCCTCTGCCACGTCTCCGAGGCGATCGATGCCGAGGGTAAGCCAGTCTCGATGGATGTGGACTCGGAGCACGAGTTCAAGATCGTCAAGATGAACCAGGAAGAGAAGAAGGTCGGTCTCAGCATCCGTGCAGTCGGCGAAGAAGCCAGCCGCGCAGAAGTCGAGAGCTATAAGGAGCGCGAGAAGTCGCCTAAGGGCAATAACTCGGGTTCGTCTTCGTCTTCATCCTCGGGCAACAGCAGCAGCACCACGCTGGGCGACCTGATCAACTGGAAGCGCTCTGAGTCTGAGCGCGACTAA
- a CDS encoding response regulator codes for MRRRILLVDDEVPVLLTLKAVLEISGFDVDTAASAREGVSKLHTREYQMLITDMRMEHDVAGVEVIKAARAANYHPAVALLTAFPVAEEDWQEMGADKLLVKPMHTRILLQQIEDLIASHERKLADLGLPTTAAKPPAKPAAKKKAVVKKTVAKKAVKRTLPKKLAPAKAALKKKPVAKKAIVKKVTKTALKSKPARRRT; via the coding sequence ATGAGACGCCGTATTCTTTTGGTCGATGATGAAGTGCCCGTCCTGCTGACCCTGAAGGCCGTTTTGGAGATCAGCGGCTTTGATGTGGATACCGCAGCCTCAGCACGCGAGGGCGTCTCGAAGCTGCACACCCGCGAGTATCAGATGCTGATCACCGATATGCGCATGGAGCACGACGTCGCCGGTGTCGAGGTCATCAAAGCGGCGCGTGCTGCAAACTATCATCCGGCGGTCGCGCTCTTGACAGCCTTCCCTGTGGCCGAAGAGGACTGGCAGGAGATGGGCGCTGACAAACTCCTCGTCAAGCCCATGCACACTCGCATCCTCCTCCAGCAGATCGAAGACCTGATCGCCTCACACGAGAGAAAACTGGCTGACCTCGGCTTGCCGACTACCGCCGCGAAACCGCCAGCTAAACCGGCCGCGAAGAAGAAAGCGGTCGTCAAGAAAACTGTCGCCAAGAAGGCAGTCAAACGGACGCTGCCCAAGAAGCTGGCGCCCGCGAAGGCAGCCCTGAAGAAGAAGCCTGTCGCAAAGAAAGCTATCGTAAAAAAAGTGACGAAGACCGCCCTCAAGTCCAAGCCGGCACGCCGCCGCACATGA
- a CDS encoding VWA domain-containing protein codes for MRTLLPVLLFCATLPVLAQTPSATDDQSYTLKTQSNVVLVPTTVQTKHGDMIYELKPEQFVVEDNGVPQTVHVDEDTDSLGLSLVVVVQCSRAAGYEYPKLGGLGAMIDGIAGDAPREVAIVTYGSAPLLLGKFSNSVDAMARALAQLEPCDDPEASTLDAVAYATRLLEARQNHFRHAILLISETRDHGSTAKPAEVVAALGRTNTVVDSVAFGPGKTEVMSDLKYGGGSGPIGLLVMAVNALKKNAAHELAALSGGEYINFTTQKGFDEGLHQLSNHVHNYYLLSFQPHAEANGEPASGMHRIRVHIPDYPDARVRFRESYFAGELDSSAANVN; via the coding sequence ATGCGGACCCTACTCCCCGTCCTTCTGTTCTGCGCCACTCTCCCAGTACTGGCCCAGACCCCTTCAGCGACGGACGATCAAAGCTACACGCTTAAAACCCAGTCAAACGTCGTACTCGTTCCCACCACCGTCCAGACCAAACACGGCGACATGATCTACGAGCTCAAACCAGAGCAGTTCGTCGTAGAAGACAACGGCGTTCCGCAGACCGTCCACGTCGACGAAGACACCGACTCCCTTGGCCTTTCTCTTGTGGTGGTCGTTCAATGCAGTCGTGCCGCAGGCTACGAATATCCCAAGCTGGGTGGCCTCGGGGCCATGATCGACGGCATTGCAGGGGACGCTCCACGTGAGGTTGCCATTGTCACCTACGGCTCCGCGCCTCTTCTGCTGGGCAAGTTCTCCAACAGCGTCGACGCCATGGCACGTGCGCTCGCGCAGCTCGAGCCCTGCGACGACCCCGAAGCCTCAACGCTCGATGCCGTTGCGTATGCGACCAGGCTGCTCGAAGCACGCCAGAACCACTTTCGTCACGCGATCCTGCTGATCAGCGAGACCCGCGACCACGGCAGCACAGCCAAACCGGCAGAGGTTGTTGCAGCGCTGGGGCGAACAAACACTGTGGTCGACTCCGTCGCATTTGGCCCCGGAAAGACGGAGGTGATGAGCGATCTGAAGTACGGCGGCGGAAGCGGACCGATTGGGCTCTTGGTGATGGCAGTAAACGCGCTGAAGAAGAACGCGGCGCATGAGCTGGCTGCGCTATCCGGTGGCGAATACATCAACTTCACCACGCAAAAAGGCTTCGACGAAGGTCTCCACCAGCTCTCCAATCATGTGCATAACTACTATCTGCTGAGCTTTCAGCCCCACGCAGAGGCGAACGGGGAGCCTGCGTCAGGGATGCACAGGATACGCGTCCATATTCCGGATTATCCTGATGCGCGGGTTCGCTTTCGCGAAAGTTATTTCGCCGGCGAGTTAGATTCCAGTGCGGCAAACGTCAACTGA